Part of the Niallia alba genome is shown below.
TGTCCACATGGCAGTGAGCATCATGAAATTTTATCTGGTACGAAGGTTCGTGAACTTTTAAGAAATGGAGAGATTCCACCAAGTACATTTAGCCGTAAAGAAGTAGTGGAAGTGTTGATCAAAGGATTGCAGAAACAAGAAATTCATTCTTAAAGGAGAGAGAACTTTTGAGCCAAAGTGCAAATATTACATGGCATGACCATGCTGTAACAAAGAAGGAAAGAAGAGAAAGAAACAAGCATCACAGCTATGTATTATGGTTTACTGGGTTATCTGGTTCCGGAAAATCAACGGTTGCGAATGCTGTTGCCAAAAGATTATTTGAAGAACAAACAAATAGCTATGTGTTAGATGGAGATAATATTCGTTTTGGAATTAATAAAGACTTAGGATTCTCAGATGAGGATCGTAAAGAAAATATCAGAAGAATAGGAGAAGTCAGCAAGCTGTTTGTAGACAGTGGCCAAGTAGTATTAACTGCCTTCATTTCTCCATTTCAAGAAGATCGTGATAGAGTAAGGGCTTTATTAGAAGATAATGAGTTTATTGAAGTATATATAAAGTGTTCGATAGAGGCTTGTGAGGCTCGAGATCCAAAGGGATTATATGAGAAGGCAAGAAAAGGAATCATTAAAGAATTTACAGGGATTAGTTCTCCGTATGAGGAACCGGCTCATCCAGAAATAATAGTGGATACCGAAAAACATTCTATTGAAGAGTGTGTGGAACAAATCGTACAATATTTAAAAGGAAAAGGTTATTATATCTCTTAATGTAGGGAAAAGGAGAAACTTGGGCGAAAGTCAAGATAATTACTTTCCGTTCATCGTTATTTCCTTTCCCCACTTTTTTAATTGATCCTATAAAGAAACAACAAGAAGGGTGGATAAAATGGGGAAGGTATACCTAGTAGGTGCAGGACCAGGAGATCCAGATTTAATAACGGTAAAAGGACTAAAATGTATCAAAAATGCAGATGTTATTTTATATGATCGCTTAGTAAATCGAGAGTTATTAGAATATGCCAGACCCAAAGCTGAACTGATTTATTGCGGTAAGCTGCCGCATCATCATGCCATGAAGCAAGAGTTGATCAATCAAACCTTGGTCAAACATGCCAAAAAGGGCAAAATCGTAACAAGGCTAAAAGGCGGTGATCCTTTTGTATTTGGAAGAGGTGGAGAAGAAGCCGAAGAATTAGCAAAAAATCAGATCCCTTTTGAAATAGTCCCAGGCATTACTGCAGGCATTGCTGCGCCAAGTTATGCAGGTATCCCGGTGACTCATCGTAACTATGGATCTTCGTTTGCGTTTGTAACAGGACATATGAAAAATGGAGAGGAAGACCATATTAAATGGGAGGCACTTTCTCAAATTGATACTCTGGCCATCTATATGGGAGTGAAAAATCTACCATATATTCAGTCAAAGCTTCTGTCTTTTGGAAAAAATAGCACTACACCAGTTGCATTAATTAATTGGGGAACAACCTTTAAACAAAAAACAATTATAACGGACTTGTATCATGTAATAGAGGATGCAGAAACAGGGAAGATTGAAAATCCATGTATGATTGTGATTGGCGAAGTAGTAAAAATGAGAGAGAAAATCCAATGGTTTGAGGAAAGCTTCGGAGAAACCATTCCGAAAGAGGTAGTTTAATGGAAGCAGTATTATATATATGTCATGGAAGCAGAGTAAAAGAGGCAAGCGAGCAGGCTATCTCATTTGTTAAGAAGTGTATGGAGACAAATGAATTTCAAGGCATACAAGAATATTCCTTCTTAGAGTTGTCGGAACCTTCCATAGAAGAAGGATTTCGAAATTGCGTAGAAAAAGGTGCTACTACTATTCGTATTATACCGGTTCTGCTGCTTACAGCGGCCCATGCTAAAAAAGATATTCCAGAAGTATTAGAAAAGCTTTCATTGGAATATCCGCACGTCCAATTACAATATGGCAGGCCGATTGGTGTTCATCCTCAAATGGTTGAAATTGTGTCAGATAAAATCAGAAATAATTCCCTTTACAAAAAAAACGATGAAAAGATCCATGTCATTCTTGTTGGGCGTGGCAGTAGTGATCCAGATGTGAAACGGGATTTAGGTAAAATCGCATCTTTAATCGAAAAACAAGTAGATCGGATTGATGTACAAGATTGTTATTTAACAGCAGCACAACCTAGCTTTGAAGAAGCGCTTCAAATGGCAGAACATTCTTCCTACCGCCATATATTAGTGATTCCCTATCTGCTTTTTACGGGGATTTTAATGAAATCCATGGAAAAGACAATCAAAGAAATGAACAGTATTGATAAGGAATACGTGTTGGCTCCTTATTTAGGCTATGATCCATTCATTGCAGAGATTTTAAAAGAAAGAATAGAAGAAATGAGTGTTGGTGACGAATATGCTATCATTACTAGTTGATATAAAGGATAAATATTGTGTAGTAGTAGGTGGTGGCAAGATTGCTTATCGAAAGGTAAGAATGCTTCTTGCGGAAGGGGCAAGTGTAACAGTGATTAGCCCTGAAGTTTGTAGTGAAATAGAAGAACTTTCAAAAAACGGAGAAATAAAGTTGGTTAGAAGAAAAGGAATGGAAGAGGATTTTGCCGAAGCCTTTCTAACCGTTGCAGCAACTAATGACTCGCAAGAAAATCGTCGTATCTCCCAACAACTTAAATCAATTAGTTTGGTTAATGATGCTTCCTCCTATGAAGAAGGAAATTGTCAGCTTCCTGCTAGCTTTAAAAAGGGGCGTCTTCATTTAACTGTTTCCACTAATGGGGCAAGTCCGAAACTCGCAAAGAAGATAAAGGAAGAATGGCAGCATACGTATGATGATAATTATATTGCGTATATTGATTTTTTATTTGAGGTTCGTACTCTTATAAAGAAAAAGTCACTTTCTCCGGAAGTTTCTGATGCTATCTTAGGAGAGATATTAGATGATGCTTATAAAGAATCGGCAACTTTAAGACATATTTATTATGAAAAACTCCTAAACCTTTAAACAGATAACCAGGTTTAGGAGTTTTTTAATACTTTAGTACCCTTTATAAAAATTACTTTTTGTCTCCAAGTATTATGTTGTTCTCCATCTCTGTTACTCCTAGTTTCATCCATTTATCATATTGTGTCATTTCCTTATTTAACATATAATTTTCTTATAATGGCATTATTTACATAACTTTAAAAAGTCTTCATTTGTTTATCCCACTCTTAACGGCCAGTAAGACTCCCCTCAAGCTTATGAGTATGCGAGGAAGAGAAGTGGGAGATCAACTGTCCGTAAAGGTCCGATTGGTTCAACTAACCATCAGTGGGGGAGGAAGGAACCCCCACTGAAGGAAGTTTCACTTTATAAAAAAATAATCTTCCAAGCTTCGCCTTTTAAACTGTAGATTGATAGGAGGATACATGAGATTTAGTACAAAGCTTTATTTTGGTTTAGGAATTATCTTTATTTTAATCACCATTCTAATTATTGTACTCCTGAGTATGCTTCGACAGCAAAATGACAAAATGCATCTACTTGTCCATGACAAAACAGAAAGAATAAATGCTGCTTATACATTAAAGAATGAAGTGAATAATTTAAGCAGGCAGCTTTATGAATTGTCCTCCCAATCTTCTAAAACGCTCAATGATATAACGATGAGACATATGGAAGATACAAGAAAGGAAATAAACAAAGCACATAATTTTTTAACAGAGAATGATAAAAGAGAAGAGGCGCAGGATCTTTTAATAAAATTTGAAATCCTTTACGAACCATTTGAAGAAAAAGGGCAACAGATAATAGAAGCTGAAAATAAAAAAATGAATACAAATTTTTGGGTCAGAGAAAATGATGAAAAAAATAGATTACTGCAAATTGCCAGTTCCCTTTATACAGTACAGATTCAAGAAATGCAGGATGACCTAGAAAATTCGAAAAAAACATATGATATCGTTGTACTGATGACGTATATTTATATTATTGTCGGGGTCGTATGCAGTATAGCGCTAGCTATCTATTTAATTAGAGGATTAACGAAAAATTTGCGCCAAGTTACTACTGTTATGTCTGGTATATCCTACAAAAAAGGTATAAAATTCCCACGATTAAAGGTTGCGTCAAAGGATGAAATAGGAGAAATTTCCCGTGCCTTTAATGAAATGGTAACAACTTTAGAAAATTATTCTCAGGATGAAATAGAAAGCCGTGCAAAGGCAGAAGAGAAAAGTTGGCTTGATTCACAATTGGCAGAAATTACAACGAATTTTTCTATGGCAGAAACAATGGAATCTCTTGCAGACTACTTTATTAGCAAAATAACACCAGCAGTTGGTGCCCAATATGGTATCTTTTATCTATTAAATAAGAAGGGGAATGTTCGTTATCTAGAGGAAATAGCAAATTATGCTTTTCATAGTCAAGAACAACAATCTATTATCCAACTTGGGGAGGGGCTAGTAGGACAAGCTGCGAAAGAGAATAAAAGTATCAGTCTTATTGATATCCCTAAAGGATACATAAAGATTAAATCCGGGTCAGGAGAGGCAGAGCCAAAGCAGGTCTTGATTCAACCTATTTCCTATGAAGGAAAGGTATTGGCAATTGTGGAATTAGCCTCTTTACAATATGTTAGACCTTTGCAACAAAGTTTACTTAAAGAAGTGGTGGAATATTTAGGTATATCGATTCAAGGGATTATCAATCGACTGGAAGTTAAGAGATTGTTAGAAGATGAACAACGTTTGACAGAGGAGCTACAAAGCCAATCGGAGGAGCTGCAAGCACAGCAGCAAGAATTAATGGCTATTAATGAGGAACTGCAGACTCAATATAGAGTTTCAGAAGAAAAAAATGCAGAACTCGAAAAAATAAGCAAGAAATTAGAAGAAAAAGCACAGCAGTTGATTTATAGTTCCCAATATAAATCAGAGTTTTTAGCTAATATGTCTCATGAACTGAGAACACCTTTAAATAGTATGCTGATATTGTCGCAAATGCTAGTGGAAAAGGAAAATGAAAATTTAAATGCAAAGCAAATTCAATATTTACAAACAATCTATTATTCTGGCAATGAATTATTAAGGTTGATTA
Proteins encoded:
- the cysC gene encoding adenylyl-sulfate kinase, giving the protein MSQSANITWHDHAVTKKERRERNKHHSYVLWFTGLSGSGKSTVANAVAKRLFEEQTNSYVLDGDNIRFGINKDLGFSDEDRKENIRRIGEVSKLFVDSGQVVLTAFISPFQEDRDRVRALLEDNEFIEVYIKCSIEACEARDPKGLYEKARKGIIKEFTGISSPYEEPAHPEIIVDTEKHSIEECVEQIVQYLKGKGYYIS
- the cobA gene encoding uroporphyrinogen-III C-methyltransferase — its product is MGKVYLVGAGPGDPDLITVKGLKCIKNADVILYDRLVNRELLEYARPKAELIYCGKLPHHHAMKQELINQTLVKHAKKGKIVTRLKGGDPFVFGRGGEEAEELAKNQIPFEIVPGITAGIAAPSYAGIPVTHRNYGSSFAFVTGHMKNGEEDHIKWEALSQIDTLAIYMGVKNLPYIQSKLLSFGKNSTTPVALINWGTTFKQKTIITDLYHVIEDAETGKIENPCMIVIGEVVKMREKIQWFEESFGETIPKEVV
- a CDS encoding sirohydrochlorin chelatase, translating into MEAVLYICHGSRVKEASEQAISFVKKCMETNEFQGIQEYSFLELSEPSIEEGFRNCVEKGATTIRIIPVLLLTAAHAKKDIPEVLEKLSLEYPHVQLQYGRPIGVHPQMVEIVSDKIRNNSLYKKNDEKIHVILVGRGSSDPDVKRDLGKIASLIEKQVDRIDVQDCYLTAAQPSFEEALQMAEHSSYRHILVIPYLLFTGILMKSMEKTIKEMNSIDKEYVLAPYLGYDPFIAEILKERIEEMSVGDEYAIITS
- a CDS encoding precorrin-2 dehydrogenase/sirohydrochlorin ferrochelatase family protein, translated to MLSLLVDIKDKYCVVVGGGKIAYRKVRMLLAEGASVTVISPEVCSEIEELSKNGEIKLVRRKGMEEDFAEAFLTVAATNDSQENRRISQQLKSISLVNDASSYEEGNCQLPASFKKGRLHLTVSTNGASPKLAKKIKEEWQHTYDDNYIAYIDFLFEVRTLIKKKSLSPEVSDAILGEILDDAYKESATLRHIYYEKLLNL
- a CDS encoding hybrid sensor histidine kinase/response regulator; protein product: MRFSTKLYFGLGIIFILITILIIVLLSMLRQQNDKMHLLVHDKTERINAAYTLKNEVNNLSRQLYELSSQSSKTLNDITMRHMEDTRKEINKAHNFLTENDKREEAQDLLIKFEILYEPFEEKGQQIIEAENKKMNTNFWVRENDEKNRLLQIASSLYTVQIQEMQDDLENSKKTYDIVVLMTYIYIIVGVVCSIALAIYLIRGLTKNLRQVTTVMSGISYKKGIKFPRLKVASKDEIGEISRAFNEMVTTLENYSQDEIESRAKAEEKSWLDSQLAEITTNFSMAETMESLADYFISKITPAVGAQYGIFYLLNKKGNVRYLEEIANYAFHSQEQQSIIQLGEGLVGQAAKENKSISLIDIPKGYIKIKSGSGEAEPKQVLIQPISYEGKVLAIVELASLQYVRPLQQSLLKEVVEYLGISIQGIINRLEVKRLLEDEQRLTEELQSQSEELQAQQQELMAINEELQTQYRVSEEKNAELEKISKKLEEKAQQLIYSSQYKSEFLANMSHELRTPLNSMLILSQMLVEKENENLNAKQIQYLQTIYYSGNELLRLINEILDLEKIETGMMEIIEEPVKMEGILNCLKNQFSPIANQKKLDFLIKIDKEVPTCIETDSHRLNQVLKNLLSNAFKFTEKGKVELSVQMEDTSKLAIPDEVVLSFTVKDTGIGIPEEKMSIIFEPFKQADGTISRKYGGTGLGLSICKEISRLLGGELEATSIEGMGSSFSIYLPIKGQTKKGTVLAKEPISMEGSYRQIATAKGELIENIDSNKSVHLTGKKVLIIDDDIRNIFSIHAALEEYNIDILYSENGKDGINLLEENPDTDLVLMDIMMPEMSGLEAISIIRKKEKFKTLPIIALTAKAMKHNREQCIEAGASDYISKPVNLEQLYSLIQVWLYKE